A single genomic interval of Nerophis lumbriciformis linkage group LG17, RoL_Nlum_v2.1, whole genome shotgun sequence harbors:
- the LOC133614900 gene encoding uncharacterized protein encodes MAMPEAISPDNWEPPFETPSLPMPVDGRFYSENMTGPEGGSAEAYCQMLLQSEVPPDQMPWFCLCTDCKSNTGAKGDHGDRGLPGMPGSPGRRGVTGFRGPPGFVGRPGIKGQKGDGGDKGSQGPQGFVGPKGNRGFKGEKGESGLEGLPGEPGPKGDDGVCPEACDAVQELEGRPGLPGPAGPRGLPGPPGEPGSKGLKGGMGDIGHYGAPGSDGVKGEPGLQGECNCTDGLDGAPGQKGSKGDQGDQGQMGPPVEKGLQGYKGDTGDMGYMGPYGPCMPSIQSAFSAQLMTSYPLPDAPVVFGFVVSNVQGSYDPTSGFYTAPINGTYVFNYHLTVHEKVLKVGLFHNFEPIVKTTEPNVFGTTSHSVVLHLARGDKVWIQVKDNLSNGMYAGGEAASTFSGFLLHPDSCDMSFLRSPLPEPTVPETGFSWGDALRSNMTDSSTPTTTTGSS; translated from the exons ATGGCAATGCCCGAAGCCATCTCACCAGACAACTGGGAGCCGCCCTTCGAAACCCCTTCCTTACCAATGCCTGTGGACGGAcgcttttattctgaaaacatgaCGGGACCAGAGGGGGGCTCAGCCGAAGCGTACTGTCAGATGCTGCTGCAGTCAGAGGTGCCGCCCGACCAAATGCCCTGGTTTTGTCTGTGCACAGACTGCAAGAGTAACACCGGCGCTAAGGGAGACCATGGAGACCGGGGACTGCCAG GCATGCCAGGTAGTCCCGGAAGACGCGGGGTGACTGGCTTCCGAGGTCCTCCGGGTTTTGTTGGCAGACCAGGAATAAAAG GACAGAAAGGAGACGGTGGCGACAAGGGAAGTCAGGGGCCTCAGGGATTTGTGGGACCCAAAGGAAACAGAGGGTTTAAAG GTGAGAAAGGGGAGAGTGGTTTGGAGGGTCTCCCAGGTGAGCCAGGTCCTAAAGGAGATGATGGTGTCTGTCCCGAGGCCTGTGATGCCGTCCAGGAGCTTGAAGGACGGCCTGGTCTGCCAGGGCCCGCAGGACCTAGAGGTCTGCCTGGCCCGCCGGGGGAGCCAGGATCCAAAGGGCTGAAGGGTGGCATGGGtgatattggtcattatggtgccCCTGGGTCTGACGGGGTCAAAGGAGAACCCGGCCTCCAAGGAGAGTGCAATTGTACAGATGGACTAGATGGTGCCCCAGGGCAGAAAGGATCCAAGGGGGATCAGGGGGACCAAGGTCAGATGGGGCCTCCAGTGGAGAAAGGTTTACAGGGCTATAAGGGGGACACGGGAGATATGGGTTACATGGGTCCTTACGGTCCATGTATGCCCAGCATCCAGTCTGCTTTTTCTGCCCAGCTTATGACCAGTTACCCCTTGCCTGACGCTCCGGTGGTTTTTGGCTTTGTCGTCTCCAATGTCCAGGGAAGTTATGACCCCACCTCCGGGTTCTACACCGCCCCCATCAATGGGACCTATGTCTTCAACTACCACCTGACAGTCCACGAGAAGGTCCTCAAAGTTGGCCTCTTCCATAATTTTGAGCCAATTGTCAAGACAACAGAGCCAAATGTGTTTGGGACCACTTCCCACTCAGTCGTCCTCCACCTGGCCCGGGGAGACAAGGTCTGGATCCAGGTCAAGGACAACCTGAGCAACGGCATGTATGCTGGAGGCGAGGCCGCCAGCACCTTTTCTGGCTTCCTGCTCCATCCTGACTCGTGCGACATGTCTTTCCTGAGAAGTCCTTTACCGGAGCCGACTGTACCGGAGACCGGGTTCAGTTGGGGCGACGCATTGAGATCCAACATGACTGATTCGAGCACACCAACAACCACTACCGGATCCAGTTAG